tcctttcagcaatttctgataaatagcgataacaatcttcaattgtcaaaatccaagatggctgcctgtcggccatgttgtttttcgattggtctcaaaatgcaatatgcataactacgcactgagggaaacctacatatgaaatttgagaaagatcccttcagtactttctgagaaatagcgataacaaacttcaattgtcaaaatccaagatgactgcctgtcggccatgttgttttccgaatagtctcaaaatgcaatatgcataactaggcacagaggggaacctacatatgaaattacagaaagatcccttcagtactttctgtgaaatagcgataacaaacttcaattgtcaaaatccaagatggctgcctgtcggcaatgttgttttctgattggtctcaaaatgcaatatgcataactaggcacggagggaaacctacatatgaaatttgagaaagatcccttcataagtatctgagaaatagcgataacaaacttcaattgtcaaaatccaagatggctgcctgtcggccatgttgttttccaattggtctcaaaacgcaatatgcataactaggcaccaagaggaacctttatatgaaatttcagaaagatcccttcataagtttctgagaaatagcgataacaaacttcaattgtcaaaatccaagatggctgcctgtcggccatgttgttttccgattggtctcaaaatgcaatatgcataactaggcaccaaggggaatctacatatgaaatttgagaaagatcccttcagtactttctcagaaatagcgataacaaacttcaattgtcaaaatccaagatggctgcctgtcggccatgttgttttccgattggtctcaaaatgcaatatgcataactaggcaccaaggggaacctacatatgaaatttgagaaaggtcccttcagtactttctgagaaatagcgataacaaacttcaattatcaaaatccaagatggctgcctgtcggccatgttgttttccgattggtcttaaaatgcaatatgcataactacgcactgagggaaacctacatatgaaatttgagaaagatcccttcagtactttctgagaaatagcgataacaaacttcaattgtcaaaatccaagatggctgcctgtcggccatgttgttttccgattggtctcaaaatgcaatatgcataattaggcaccaaggggaacccacatatgaaatttgggaaagatcccttcagtactctctgaggattagcgataacaagaattgtttacggacgaacggacggaaggacggacggacggccgacggaccacggacgcagggcgatttgaatagcccaccatctgatgatggtgggctaaaaattgaCAGGTGGCGGAAGAAAAGTGCACAGTCTGGATATTGACATTAAATTGATGGAATGGCTCCAGGAACATCGCGAAAGCGGTGTTCGGGTTACTGGGAAGGCCCTAAAAATAGAGGCGATTAGACTACATAGAGAAAACGGTTGTCAGTCTTCCAAAGCCTCAAGCGGATGGTTTCGGTGCTTCAAAAAAAGACACAATATCAGTATGAGACGAACAACACACATTGCCCAAAAAAGTGTATCGGCTATAGATGACCGCATTGATTATTTCCTACGTTTCGTTAACAGAATGAGACGGTCTCgtaattatgatttaaaatgcATCGGCAATATGGATGAGACCCCCGTTTGGATGGAAATGCCAGGAAAATCTACCCTCGATATCAAAGGAAGTAAAAGTGTAAGCGTAATGTCTACGGGTCACGAGAAAGAAAGACTAACGGTAATGTTAGCAGCTTACGCGGATGGAACAAAAATGTCACCTTTCGTCTTGTTACCCGGAGTTAAACCCCTACCGAAGACCGATATTCCTAGTGGAGTCATCGTGCACATGTGTGGTAGCGGTAAGAAATCATGGGCAGACGAAAACACAATTTCGCTGTGGCTGAAAACCGTGTGGGGCAGAAATAACACGGACAAGCGATTACTTTTATGGGACACGTTTAGAGGTCACCTCACAGAAAAGGTCAAAGATATTGCTAGGAAAAGATGTAATACTGATCTTGCCTACATTCCGGGTGGCTGTACAAGCCAGTTACAGCCTGCTGATGTATCGTGGAATAGACCTTTTAAATCGGCATTCGCTGAAAAGTATGACGAGTGGTTGTTCAACGGAGAAGTGAGCCTTACTGTACATGGAAATCGGCGGCCACCATCCAAAAAAATCATTCTCCGATGGATCAAAGAATCTTGGATAAATATAACACCAGAAATTATTcggaaatcatttaaaaaatgtgGAATAACTAACGTGTTAGATGGAACAGAAGACGATATATTCATGGCAGAGTCGGAATCGGAAAATGAGGTGTTTGAAGGCTTCGATCaagttgatgttgatgttgcgCAAGCTGTTTATGAGAACACAAGTGCCGATGTGcataatgtaaacattgaaCTTTCTGAAATGCCGATGTGcataatgtaaacattgaaCTTTCTGAAAGCAGTGATGACTCCGACAGTGATATGAACGACGCTGATGATTACTACGACTGCGCCAGTCCTGGCCATTAGCCTTTATTTAAGTTTTTCCCGTGGTTGTGTTGCAGTTGATACGTTCAACGTTAATGACAATTTGTGAAGTGCTTGTGCgatttaattttgtgattttaattggacaaaaaaatctgaaaatggtaagtgtattatatatattttttattaattctgAACACCATAATCATGACGCCATATGCAgccaaagatttttttcatgtaaaaaatgggggggcgcccttattagggcaggcgcccttattaggtcaaatacggtacataACTTTTGATCATTTTTCAGGATactgttattattttgatgTAGCCTCTTAAATAAATTACCTGGAAATGCAGACATCTTGATTAGAGTGTCACTTACCGGAGCGGTGATTTCGTAGCCGTCGTCTGCTGTGTTGGAGTCGGGAAACTTGCCATGCCAAATGTTCATCCAGTGTTTATCATGAGGGTTTTCTTTGTTTCCCCAGGGAAACAATCTGTGAAAGCAAATTAAATAATGGTACTACTGTAAAATACaatggctgatttgtgccatttcgtcctTTTGTCTTTTTCCCCCGAAAATACGAAAATCAAGTATCTTAATTCTCGTCCTAAGCCGAAAAgacaaaaaattaacaaaacttaAAGACGAAACATCATACGCAAAAAGACGAAATAAATGCACGCAAATTAGTGACTTAAATTCTCGTCTTTTAGGGTTCATTATTTTCGTCTTTTTTACTTGGTTAAAGACGAAAGAACGAGAACTAATATATTGACAAAaggacgaaatggcacaaatcagccaccgtagtAACAATAACaccacattttatataattcctTTTATCCTACATGCCACAGACAGAATACACCTTCCACATTTGTTATATTTCCTGTGTAATGCTATATCAGAGGGTGTGCGTTCATTCACAAAATTACATCTCAAATTACCAAAGGTATCGATGTTAAAACATAGCACTCAGATGATTATCCAAGGGAGGTGATGGAGATAAAACAGCCTCGAGTGATCATGATCCAATCTACACTCATTTGACTTTGCGTGACCACAGTCCACTCCACCCCCACATGACCTTGGGTGACCAAAGTCCACTCTACCCTGACATGACCTTGGGTGACCACAGTCCACTTCTACCTGACATGACCTTGGGTGACCACAGTCCACTCTATACCCTGACCTTACCTTGGGTGACCACAGTCCACTCTACACTGACATGACTTTGGGTGACCACAGTTCACTCTACCAACATGACCTTGGGTGACCACAGTCCACTCTACACTGACATGACCTTGGGTGACCACAGTTCACTCTACCCCCACTTGACCTTGGGTGACCACAGTTCACTCTACCCTGACTTGACCTTGGGTGGCCACAGTCCACTTTACCTGACATGAACTTGCTTGACCACAGTCCAATCTACTCTGACATGACCTTGGGTGACCACAGTCCACTTTACCCTGACATGACCTTGGGTGACCACAGTCCACCCTACCAACATGACCTTGGGTGACCAGAGTCCACTCTACCCTGACATGACCTTGGGTGACCAGAGTCCACTCTACCCTGACTTGACCTTGGGTGACCACAGTCCACTCTATCCTGACATGACCTTAGGTGACCACAGTCCACTCTACCCTGACATGACCTTAGGTGACCACAGTCCACTCTACCCTGACTTGACCTTGGGTGACCAGAGTCCACTCTACCCCCACATGACCTTGTGTGACCACAGTCCACTCTACCCGTCATGACCTTGGGTGACCACAATCCACTCTACCAACATGATCTTGGGTGACCACAGTCCACTCTATACCCTGACTTCTGACGATGTATGAAACAGCCCCCTGGTAGCCCCCTTGGTTGTCCCCTTACCCCCATGGTAGGCCCCTCACTCCCATTGTAGCCCCCTTACCCCTATGGTAGCCCCCTTACCACCATGGTTGCCCCCTTACCCCCATGGTAGCCCCACTGCCCTCCATGGTAGCCCCCTTACCCCAATGGTAGCCCCCCTGCCTCCATGATAGCCCCCTTGCCCCCCCATGGTAGCCCCACTGCCCCCTTTAGTATcaccacacacaaacaaaccTGTCCTTTTTTTCTCCACGGCAGGCATATTCCCACTCAGCTTCCGTAGGCAAACGCTTGTCCATCCATTTACAATAGGCCACCGCATCATTCCAGGACACATGCAACACTGGATGGTCCATGCTggataaataaacaacaataaattcaaaacattaatTGATGAATCATcattaaataaacaacaatgaaTCCCAAACACTAATTCATAATTCAATATTCAATGACAAATTTCTGATCACTAGTCTAAGATCAATTTTATGTGAGAATATCAATGCAACATTACCACTGATAGTTTTCTTTAAGCAGTTCGAGtatcatatattattttttctagCTTAGATATtagtatttgtttatgttaaaaTTGTCTTCCTGTCCCAATGTTTCCTTCCTGGCATTGCCAGGTTTAACTGGATTTGAGAAAAGCATTCAAGCGGTCACCTGAGTTCTGTAATATCTGAACAATCTTAGCCCCATCCATCAGCCCATGGGAGACAATCAGGGCCATTATGTGCATACATAAGAATTAATGCTGATAATTCTAACAAAGTTTGCAAACGATGCTCGAAATATTACTTTCCTTATAtacaaactatagtaaattCTTCCACTTTCTGAGGGAGACATGTAAGACCCCATgttcatgaaattcacaattttggtaaagcaccataagataCTTTCACCTATGAAGAGTATACATTTATTCATATACATCCCAAGGGtctagagaagaagatttttgaaatttcggTCCATTTGACCCACGTTGGTATCATCCATCAGCCGGGCCAGAGGTTAGTCAGGGCCAATATCTGCATTTTCTGATCAGACTCAATTTAAAATAGACATcacaagggaccaagggaacctatcagtgaagtttgagaaaaattcTCCCAATACTTCTGaagaaatggtgataacaaacttcaactgtcaaaatcaaagatggctacctggtggccattttgttttctggatcaaactcaaaatcaaatCGGCAGAACTAGGGACCAAAGGAAATTCACATatgaagttttaaaaaaatctttacagtcattttcaagaaatattgtTAACCAGGATTGATTACAGATGGATTGACCACAGACCACGTATGCTAGGGGATTTGAAACACCCACCATTTGATGGTGGTGAGCTAATAAATACAGGCATGGtcgaaaacaaaatttaaatcaaaGTATTCTGTAGTTATCTCAAACAGAACACACATTATGTTCCGATTCATCCCAATAAGCTTCCAGCCAAATACAATTCTATAGGCCTTacagtgaatttaaaaacaAGTTGTGTGAGcgtttaaacaaatttgacccctaGCTGTGACCTTGAGAATGGTGACTTAATCGAGAAACACTATTTTGATACTCACTGACCCCTAGGACTATGATCCTATCTAAGATAGGATCGAGGCACTTAATGATACCACTGTTACTTGTATAGGTAAAACTATGTAATTGAAAATTTGAACGTAAACACCTGAAGACCTCTCTGTCCCGTGTACTgaacacagtatatatatacaaaaaaattacatattatatattttttttttctataatatacCCCATCTTTATGCATAGTATTTGTATGATGATGAATATACTCACATCTTCTCTATAGAGGAGTCTACACCGTAGGGATGTCTCCAGTCAGCCCCATCTACCGGCACCCACCAGGGGGCTCCTTCTACCTGTTAATAAATTACAATTAGACATTGAACAAGAGTCCCAATAGACCTGTATCATTCACCTGTACTGCAGATCATGATGTGATTTTTAAAGCTTATTGAGGTCACTAAATAATTATGTACCCCTTCCTTCAAGCAGTAATTGACCCAGACTTGTTTGACATTATAAAcctgacccttgtgaccttgaaagtataTGAGCCAATTAAAAGTAagtaatttaatattttcaacacATCTGATCGAGCCCTGTGAAATTCAAAGATGATCAATTACATAGTTACAAATTATACATCCCAGTTACTATGTATGGTAATACAGTTACAAATTGTAGCTGGTACCTACCGCCTGGCTGATACCCTTCATTACATCTTCACTCACATGTTTGTCCATGACAAACGAGTTTCCAAATGTCTCGgcctacaatatatataacaattggAGATGTTGCATATTCAAATCAATCATTATAGAATATTGACGGAATAAAAAGTTTGTGAAATCATTCAATGTTGTACCATTCACTTACGctgatttggtttgtttttgtttaacgtcctattgacagccagggtcacttaaggacgtgccaggttttaaggtggagaaaagccggagtacccggagaaaaaccaccggcctacggtcagtacctggcaactgccccacgtaggttttgaactcgcaacccagaggtggagggctagtgataaagtgtcgggacaccttaaccactcggccaccactaATGCTGGTCAcaatagctatatatacatacaatgtataggttgtatatatatagtacaagaTATTTATAACGAGATTCCTGGGGCcttacataaaatatttaagACGAGTATCATTTTATTCTAGTATGCAAAAGTTTTCATGATTTAAGAACAAATTTACATAAAACCATTTTAATGGCGCaaactgtctatatataaacttatccAATTACTGTGTGTCAATAATATTGGCGAAATTTGTAAGTTAGCCAGAAGTTGGAGTGTAATTAGCATGCTATAGACATATGTCACCTTTATTTTATAATCTTTGTGTGTTTCTGTATAAGACAGAATTAATTCAACCGTGTTCTCTGCGATTTTTTATGCATGAGTTGTTGTACGATATAAATGTATCTTGGAATCCTATATGCTATGTTGCATTgggaaataaattgaattgaatagtTATTGTTATATGCAGCTCTCATTACAACCATTAGCCAGGTGACCACTTGGTTTACTCAAtagcaagggaggtaactcttactGCAAAATTTgtcatgttacaatatatatgtgcTAGTATAATATCTTAAATTGATTCTAAGGACTTTTTATTGCAGGATTTTTTTCAAGGTTTGATAAGAAGTCatgattttataatttgatGCAGTCAATTTAGCTTCCTAAATGTTTAACTTAATGGTGACCATTTGTGCAGATGAACAGATCTTGATCAATTTATTGTAATCTTTGATGTTCGATTCTCATTCTACGAATCATTACACAAATTCTATCGTCCATAATGTCAAACACAGGTTGTGGAATGtatggacatttttttttacttcccACACAAATTACTCTATCCAAGATGTCGGACATCTACAGGCCATGGAAAATATGGACACTTTTTCTACTTCCCACACAAATTCCTCTAtctattaatatataaattaaccaAACTgcaaatttaaattgtttttttagtggccatgcatGCGCAggcgccttataggtcaataactggtcgtCAATAGTGAATTTAAGgcgccatggccactaaaataggcgccactttgagccctggCAGGGATGTTGTTGGATAAGGAAGAGGTACAACAATATTGAACAAAGACTGCCCAAATAACTGTCATTTCACTTAAAATAAACCCGGCggaaataaacaataaactgtgaCTGTTACTCAATGTCTGACAGTCGGGTGAGCTGAAGGAAGTACGGTATCAGTCGGGTAATCTACGAGCAGTGAAAGCTGGGAACAATTACAAGGAAACAAAATCAATGTTAATTGTTAAATCAATGAAcaagttttttaaaaatcaatataactTCCCTCACGATCATTGCAAAATTTTGGGGTCAATTTAGACtgacatgtaaatataattaccCTAAAAAGCAAATCAATATTCATGTCTGTTTAACCTACGGATATTACTGTCTGCAGCTAAAAATGTTCAAGGGAGTCACAAACGTAAAACCAATGGATTCTAGGAGCTTTCTGCAGTCTTTTGTGATGGCTTATGTCAGTTTGTAACAAATAGGGTGACACGTCAAATTGTGCCGTGTTTTGATTGTGGATAGTGTACAAGTTTGCTTTCTAACTTCTCTCTGGAAATTTTCCTTTAGCTCAAGTCTGTAGAGCGGTACACTCGTAAGCCGAGTGTTGGAGACACACTACTTCctttcctgttacatttggtgccgttgaccactccaagtggAAGCTGAAGAAGATTGAGAGGTTTTGCTGGAGATAGGATCTGGTTGAAATACTATTTTTCCTCCCTCGAAACCCAATCATCCTCTTGCATACCAGTATAGTCACCTCAAAAAACTTGGGATCCCCTTGCTATTTTTAGATTTATTTACCTCAAAACACTGGGGTTCCCCttgttatttttagattaaGTCACCTCAACAAGCCGAGGATCTCCTTGCTATTTTTAGATTAAGTCACCTCAACAAGCCGAGGATCTCCTTGCTATTTTTAGATTTAGTCACCTCATTAAGCCAGGGATCCCCTTGTTATTGTAAGACATAAACAGATGAGAGATTCCAGTAACACATAATCAAGCATTACATGTTGAAACAACTATTCATAGCATGTTAACacatgtaaatacaataaaaagaaagaaaaaaatgtctaaCAATGCAAATTGTTTCACACAATACATTTCACAATATGAAGGACTACAGAGATCTGAATTATGTTTGATTGATGCTGGGTATGACAGTACACAGAAGACAGGAAGGAAACCTCAAGATCAGCAAAGTCATATAAATTTGTGTGACTGACCTGTCACACAACAAAATGACGATCATTCATACGTGTTACAGTCACTGACACAATCACTTGTCTGGCCTCCACACAATATCAGAAAGATTCCCACAATGGCTGAACAATAGTTCCCACACAATGTCGAATCTCATATGTATCGTTGTTATCACCTATTCAGTCAAGAATGCTGACAAATTCGTCATTGAGCAAATATCCCTTCCTATTCAACATCAGCAAACAATGAAAATGACCTCAAAGTTTTGACCAGATCACACAGCAATAGAATACCATTACTAAAGATTACTGTAGAACGAATTTCATCAAAACTCCTTCATCCACACAGAAGAAGTAGACTTAAAGAAGAAATTCCAGATGGATCTTGGTACCCACCATCAATTAAACAGTATTAGGTCTCTATAAAACTTAACGTTTTGTCtacttttctctttcttcctgttaatcatttgaaaacaatctGAACCTACATATTAGATCTAGAAAAGATCCATCAAGAACTCTCTATGAAATAAtgttaacaaacttcaactaatACAAGCAGAATCTAAATGAAATTCAAGAAATATCCATGAAAacttttctgagaaatagtcaACTTTAActgacaaaattcaaaatggccacctgttTGCCACCTTCCAATCAGTCTCAATATAGAATACACATAACTGGAGGCAAAGGAGAATCGGAAATATTTTGAACGGTCCATGAAGAACGTTCCAAGAATCCAACAAATACACCATTATTGTCATATAGACACCATGTTCTTATCATGCTTGTGGGCATATTGTTGGCTATGGGAAATAATGTGTTGATTTAATATTTCGCAATAAATAAAAGTTTGAAGTTAATTGTGTAGCCGAACTGGACTCAGGGCTGAACGCtggtggccaggtagctcaagTGGCTAGAGCGTTCGTCTAGAGTCGAGAGGTCTGGATTCCATCTTGGTCTGGTCACAGCATTTTTTCCTCTCCAGTGACATTTTGCACCCAACTTAATACCTATGAAGGCAGTTTAGGGTATCATGTGTGTCTTCAGAAGTTTAATGAAGGAGGGAGGGATGTAGCAGAAATAGACTGGGCTGAATGCCCCTGGCCAGGCAGGACTAATCGTTAGAGCGTCAGTCTTCAGTTGAGAGGACTTGGGTTCAAGTCCCAGTCTGGTACCTCAGAATTTTATAGTTCTTAAAAAGACTTTTGTGCAATAAACATGTCCCGTACATCATAAGAAAGTGTCCTTGGCAATTTGATGTTGCAAGCTTAAGGTAGAAACCTTGCCTGTACCTATATTCATGTCTttgccaaaattaaaacaacttattaaattgttaatttctGTCAAAGTCTAGGCTAGAAATAAAATCATCATTTTGTGTTTGATTTCTTGACTATTTTCCTGAACAGATTTGGCGGAAAATGGCATTTTGAATTAAGTGATATTGTAAGAACAGTCCTGCATGACCACAAATAACACcgtcagtatatataccaggcTAGCTATTATCATTTCAATTGCAGTTTTTGATAAAGATTTCTTTCTCTTAATGACTGAAAAACATAATTGATACAATGGCTTTGCATTGTACTGGATATAATAAACACTTTAAAGGAAAATCACAGACCTACAGATGGTTTTTTTGAGTAATTTTCCTTAAAAAAGCAATCAGATCAATATTATCATAAAAATTgaattttctgtgattttttgaaattttgaatttggATCTTCAAAACGCCACTTTTCCCaaaaattttatataaagtgtACATAGCCAATTACGACAATTACTAATAacactgtgatatgtatttTCGTGGATGTAATCGCATTTATTAGGAAATGAGCATCTAAATCAACAAGGGTTAATGTCATCATGAACCCATCCCTAACTGCATATAGGAAAAAAAGTCATACCTTCTTAGATCTAATTCGTGACCGATACTATCTATCTTCACTTTGGGCATTCCAATTTATAACCTTTGTAAAATCTTGTGATAATAGTATTTTTAAGGTCATTATTTAGTACGTTGGAGTTTGTCGTCTGCTACTAAATTTATGTCGTTTTTTAACTGATACTTTTGTAAGTTACAAGTAAGGCTACACTAACTACTTGGCTGCTCTAATCTGACCAAGAATACCCAGCAcgtgtttacataaatatataattacctcGGTCTTGTAACTCGTTGCATGGACGAATAATTCGAATTCGGCATTGCTGACCTCATATTTATCTAAGTAAAATGAGTTAACATTAGCTTGTCGTTCTGGTCCTTCTCCGTCTGCGACGAATACTGGTTCATTCGTTCCCATCATAAATGATCCACCGGGGATTCTGACCATTCCATGCGTCCGAGGAAAGGAACTAGAAGCCGGTTTGGGCTTTTGAGTTTGATCCTGCGACTCCCCAGAAGGTTCATTATTTTCGGAGTATTTGGAAGTGTCACGGCTAATTGAACATCCACATGACTTTGGCTCGTCTTTCTGACATTCATTCGCATCTTTTGAACATGTTTCAGTGCTTATGTTGCTCTTAAATAAGATGAGTAATACAGCCACATGCAAAAGAGTCTGCCACGGGTCCATGTTTACAAATAGCTTTATCTTCCTCTAACTTAGAGAGTTCCAAACTAAGAGTTCATAGGTTATCGGTCTTTACTTATATGTTTTCTCTCTCGCAAGATGGCGCTTTGTTAGCGAgtcaaaatataatattttttcattatcaaGGCTGGATCTAAATGATGTTGGATTATGACATCAGAATAAACACTGTCTAAAATGATtaggtaaaaattaaaaatcaattgaCAGTGTCACAAATTTGAGCatttactttatatattttaatgactGTAAGTTATCTAAGCGCATCGGTGGTTCAGTGGTAGAATTCTCGCCTGCCACGCGGGAGgcccgggttcgattcccggCCGATGCACATATTTTactactttatttttttttgtcaaagaCACGATACAATATAATAGATTGTATTTACGAAACATATGAAACGTAACACATTATTATAAGTAATAACTTATATTCATTTTTCCAATAGACCAAACAGTGTCTGAGACTCGTATCCGGCCATTTCCTCAAAAACATGGGCATCATACTAATAAAACACGTTACAGGCGAAGAAAAGCAGGGTGACAGATAAGCTTTCAAGATACTTGACAATTTCTGACAGGGTAGGTTTATTGTTAAAATTAAagaga
Above is a window of Pecten maximus chromosome 7, xPecMax1.1, whole genome shotgun sequence DNA encoding:
- the LOC117330960 gene encoding formylglycine-generating enzyme-like codes for the protein MDPWQTLLHVAVLLILFKSNISTETCSKDANECQKDEPKSCGCSISRDTSKYSENNEPSGESQDQTQKPKPASSSFPRTHGMVRIPGGSFMMGTNEPVFVADGEGPERQANVNSFYLDKYEVSNAEFELFVHATSYKTEAETFGNSFVMDKHVSEDVMKGISQAVEGAPWWVPVDGADWRHPYGVDSSIEKIMDHPVLHVSWNDAVAYCKWMDKRLPTEAEWEYACRGEKKDRLFPWGNKENPHDKHWMNIWHGKFPDSNTADDGYEITAPVTAYPEQNKYGLKNIIGNAWEWTSDWWETQHSTEPKDNPTGPVKGTDKVKKGGSFMCHKTYCYRYRCAARSQNTPDSSAVNLGFRCASNKLPKYLQS